The following proteins are co-located in the Armatimonadota bacterium genome:
- a CDS encoding DUF1559 domain-containing protein, which produces MRKGFTLIELLVVIAIIAILAAILFPVFARAREKARQASCQSNCKQLSLGVLMYVQDYDETFPTWARWYPSRGSGGDGFANPSVCTSPQSPPLAIYPYVKNLQLYVCPSGAAAPSGGYGTYETYWKFPGPASQGYGFWDGIFGRAVTTAPVPTRLAELRTPATTVMMGDSAHMFGGKGALIWSNICCDGGSTTSPLDGLGAGGVPVNDNNASRHNGGENYGFADGHVKWVQPRSALNEAAYWTR; this is translated from the coding sequence ATGCGCAAGGGATTCACACTGATCGAGCTGCTGGTGGTGATCGCAATCATCGCCATCCTTGCAGCTATCCTGTTCCCGGTCTTCGCGCGGGCGCGGGAGAAAGCTCGCCAGGCGAGTTGCCAGTCGAACTGCAAGCAGTTGTCCCTGGGTGTGCTCATGTACGTACAGGACTATGACGAGACCTTTCCAACCTGGGCGCGGTGGTATCCGTCACGCGGCAGTGGCGGTGATGGATTCGCGAACCCGTCGGTTTGCACCTCACCCCAGTCACCTCCGCTGGCAATCTACCCCTACGTCAAGAACTTGCAGTTGTATGTCTGCCCCTCTGGTGCGGCCGCACCCTCCGGTGGCTACGGGACCTACGAGACTTACTGGAAATTCCCGGGACCAGCCTCTCAGGGCTACGGCTTCTGGGACGGCATCTTCGGCCGGGCAGTCACCACCGCTCCGGTCCCCACAAGACTCGCCGAACTCAGAACACCTGCCACCACGGTCATGATGGGAGACTCCGCCCATATGTTCGGCGGCAAAGGCGCGCTGATCTGGTCCAATATCTGCTGCGACGGCGGGTCAACCACGAGCCCGCTGGATGGCCTGGGTGCGGGTGGCGTTCCGGTCAATGACAACAACGCCAGCCGGCACAACGGTGGCGAGAACTACGGCTTCGCTGACGGCCATGTGAAATGGGTGCAGCCGCGCAGCGCCCTGAATGAAGCCGCGTACTGGACCCGGTAA
- a CDS encoding beta-galactosidase: MPLTPFLLMMATVMSNAQPADWTPEAVGAGYSTGRGTVLIPEEGIVSRSLDLTFPGRTESVPGDYAQWSYRLEGPAVKDRLHFYLADDFTGPTAGYHFVQVVQDGEVLWERDVAGGTPLPEGIAIELPRSVGTLAFRLLGKKAVTNFPVRVRIAGVRLEGSGQPRPLLPLLPVAANYTPYPPDLPLPALPPAGGWSLNARIVQPWGSTQTVAIRDAAKWSVRFDEDFGFNAMIVLPTDAHNAITVGPPETAKTPGITDQEFRDALALYRAHDMRIIIYTSIMHCGHSPQWQFGGIAKEHPEWSMVDPAGNPITLYGHPWLCPSTGALEHTIRYTEELVRQYSPDAVMLDNNEFLNSDAGAPTCYCEGCKAGFARYIRERFTPEQLRATTGLTPDQVAIPQVDSDPLWGLWLSWRNRVWAEATETYRVRLRAIKPDIVVLANTQYQYGSWILAVDGQYAHEDAVLSESRGHTPEGMAAKMLLGRALAQNRPLWNYIGTFQEHDFTKLREPSEVGGVMAASSAVGANPWIVFYGFEGPENQASVGVIESQMRLWDDYPELFTGEDRGDVAVVMSPSSRDHTGEPMPARVTGSLIAQGYSLVGIWEHAGGGERINSARVTLATSCACMSDALAGELVAWTRNGGTLIIRPDTGWLDEFGRWRPQSALSSAAGIHVSRPGSQDLGAGRVVCVASDAGVPEAVSAAVAARVTSDSPVGVFQRLRPQGGTVFGLCALRPEMCTARLTLPDGAGSAMLYEPGLPPRAVPITKVEGQPQVSVEIGRQLAIVTVD, translated from the coding sequence ATGCCACTGACCCCCTTTCTTCTGATGATGGCGACCGTGATGAGTAACGCCCAGCCTGCTGACTGGACGCCGGAAGCCGTGGGCGCCGGGTACTCAACGGGCCGGGGCACCGTCCTGATTCCCGAAGAGGGGATTGTCAGCCGTTCCCTCGACCTCACTTTCCCCGGCAGGACGGAATCCGTGCCCGGAGACTACGCACAGTGGTCATACCGGCTTGAGGGGCCCGCGGTGAAAGACCGCCTGCACTTCTACCTCGCCGACGATTTCACGGGTCCCACGGCCGGATACCACTTCGTCCAGGTGGTGCAGGACGGCGAGGTCCTGTGGGAGCGCGATGTGGCCGGCGGCACGCCTTTGCCAGAGGGGATCGCGATCGAACTGCCCCGGTCAGTGGGGACGCTGGCATTCCGGCTGCTCGGGAAGAAGGCTGTCACCAACTTCCCGGTGCGGGTGCGAATCGCCGGGGTCAGACTGGAAGGCAGTGGGCAACCGCGGCCGCTCCTGCCGCTCTTGCCTGTGGCCGCGAACTACACGCCCTACCCGCCGGACCTGCCCCTTCCCGCACTGCCTCCCGCGGGTGGCTGGAGCCTGAACGCTCGCATCGTCCAGCCTTGGGGCAGTACGCAGACGGTGGCGATCCGCGATGCCGCGAAGTGGTCCGTCCGCTTCGACGAGGACTTCGGTTTCAATGCCATGATTGTCCTCCCGACTGATGCCCACAATGCAATCACCGTGGGGCCGCCGGAGACGGCGAAGACCCCCGGCATCACGGACCAGGAGTTCCGCGACGCGCTGGCTCTGTATCGCGCCCATGACATGCGGATCATCATCTACACCAGCATCATGCACTGCGGGCACAGCCCCCAGTGGCAGTTCGGGGGCATTGCGAAGGAGCATCCCGAGTGGTCGATGGTCGATCCGGCGGGCAATCCGATCACACTCTACGGCCATCCGTGGCTGTGCCCATCAACGGGCGCTCTTGAGCACACTATTCGATACACCGAGGAGCTTGTGCGTCAGTATTCCCCTGACGCGGTCATGCTCGATAACAACGAGTTCCTCAACAGCGACGCCGGTGCGCCCACCTGCTACTGCGAGGGCTGCAAGGCCGGCTTCGCGCGATATATCCGGGAGCGCTTCACCCCCGAGCAACTGCGCGCGACAACGGGCCTGACGCCCGATCAGGTCGCGATCCCGCAGGTGGACAGCGACCCGCTCTGGGGGCTTTGGCTGTCGTGGCGAAACCGTGTCTGGGCCGAGGCGACCGAGACGTACCGGGTTCGGCTGCGCGCAATCAAGCCGGATATAGTGGTCCTGGCGAATACCCAGTACCAGTACGGATCGTGGATACTCGCGGTGGACGGCCAGTATGCCCACGAGGACGCGGTTCTGTCGGAATCCAGGGGCCACACGCCCGAGGGCATGGCCGCGAAGATGCTGCTGGGCAGGGCCCTGGCGCAGAATCGGCCCTTGTGGAACTACATCGGGACCTTTCAGGAGCACGATTTCACCAAACTGCGCGAGCCGAGCGAAGTGGGTGGGGTGATGGCCGCGTCCAGCGCCGTGGGAGCCAACCCCTGGATTGTCTTCTACGGCTTCGAGGGCCCGGAGAACCAGGCGTCGGTGGGGGTAATCGAAAGCCAAATGCGGCTGTGGGACGACTATCCCGAATTGTTCACGGGGGAGGATCGCGGCGACGTGGCGGTGGTCATGTCTCCCTCCAGCCGAGACCACACGGGCGAGCCCATGCCCGCGCGAGTCACTGGATCGCTCATCGCGCAGGGGTATTCACTGGTCGGCATCTGGGAGCACGCGGGCGGCGGGGAACGAATAAACAGCGCTCGCGTGACTCTGGCCACTTCCTGTGCCTGCATGTCCGACGCGCTGGCGGGGGAGCTGGTGGCATGGACGCGGAACGGCGGCACGCTGATCATCCGGCCCGACACCGGCTGGCTGGATGAGTTCGGCCGCTGGCGTCCCCAGAGCGCCTTGTCCAGCGCCGCGGGAATTCACGTCAGTCGGCCAGGCAGTCAGGATCTGGGTGCCGGGCGAGTGGTGTGCGTGGCGAGTGATGCCGGGGTACCGGAGGCGGTCTCAGCCGCCGTGGCGGCGCGTGTTACCAGTGACTCGCCGGTGGGTGTGTTTCAGCGTCTCCGCCCGCAGGGAGGCACGGTTTTCGGACTGTGTGCATTGCGTCCAGAAATGTGCACCGCACGCTTGACGCTGCCCGATGGCGCGGGTTCGGCGATGCTGTACGAGCCGGGTCTCCCACCGCGCGCGGTGCCGATCACGAAGGTGGAAGGACAGCCGCAGGTGTCGGTGGAGATCGGCCGGCAGCTGGCAATTGTGACGGTGGATTAG
- a CDS encoding methylenetetrahydrofolate reductase, with the protein MPVGMREAIDSGQFIITGEVAPPKGCHLEHMVEEAEFYRGRVAGINVTDIQSSVMRASSLVGCLKLKEAGLPPVLQMVCRDRNRLALQSELLSACALGITDVLCLTGDYTTLGDHPQAKPVFDLDSVSLLKAARRLMEGRDMAYYKNARTGEIVDGEALEGDPPSFCLGCVVNPGAVPMEPQIYKLLKKIEAGAEFCQTQAVYDPALFEEFMTRLGDVPIPILAGIVVLKSPMMAKYMNANVAGVKVPEWMIAELEDKETRVQKSIEMHAKLVRDLRPMCQGVHMMPLGWDKHVPAILDLAGV; encoded by the coding sequence ATGCCCGTGGGAATGCGGGAAGCCATTGACAGTGGTCAGTTCATCATTACCGGCGAGGTGGCGCCGCCGAAAGGCTGCCATCTCGAGCACATGGTGGAAGAAGCCGAGTTCTACCGGGGCCGCGTGGCGGGGATCAACGTGACCGACATTCAGTCCTCGGTCATGCGCGCCAGTTCGCTCGTGGGCTGCCTGAAGCTGAAGGAGGCCGGACTGCCGCCAGTGCTGCAGATGGTCTGCCGGGACCGGAACCGGCTGGCCCTGCAGTCCGAGCTCCTCAGCGCCTGCGCCCTGGGCATCACCGATGTTCTGTGCCTCACGGGAGACTACACCACCCTCGGAGATCACCCCCAGGCGAAGCCCGTTTTCGACCTGGACTCGGTCTCGCTTCTCAAGGCTGCCCGGCGTCTCATGGAAGGCCGTGATATGGCCTACTACAAGAACGCGCGCACCGGCGAGATCGTGGACGGGGAAGCCTTGGAGGGAGACCCGCCCTCGTTCTGTCTGGGCTGCGTGGTCAATCCCGGCGCGGTGCCCATGGAGCCTCAGATCTACAAGCTGCTCAAGAAAATCGAAGCCGGGGCGGAGTTCTGCCAGACCCAGGCGGTCTACGACCCCGCGCTCTTCGAGGAGTTCATGACCCGTCTGGGAGACGTGCCGATTCCGATTCTCGCGGGCATCGTTGTGCTGAAGAGCCCGATGATGGCCAAGTACATGAACGCCAACGTGGCCGGCGTGAAGGTGCCCGAATGGATGATCGCGGAGCTTGAGGACAAGGAGACGCGCGTGCAGAAGAGCATCGAGATGCACGCGAAACTCGTCCGCGACCTCAGGCCCATGTGCCAGGGCGTCCACATGATGCCCCTGGGCTGGGACAAGCACGTTCCGGCGATCCTGGACCTGGCAGGGGTGTAA